The Trichoplusia ni isolate ovarian cell line Hi5 unplaced genomic scaffold, tn1 tig00001972, whole genome shotgun sequence genome has a window encoding:
- the LOC113507408 gene encoding Golgi-specific brefeldin A-resistance guanine nucleotide exchange factor 1-like codes for MSVRHSNGVALGQSSKAQFALRRACAAAVRHADCVRDSRRHLLEIVKTLYIGRLLPKWVTQGTEMFNQKPERGIEFLQEHGVLTTPLDPHEVAIFLRENPDLDKKMIREYICKRSSRGEDEDGGPSVLGAFADIFDYAGLRIDQALRLYLETFRLPGEEPLNFRGM; via the exons ATGTCAGTCAGACATTCGAATG gaGTAGCACTGGGCCAGTCCAGCAAGGCGCAGTTTGCTCTACGCCGCGCATGCGCAGCGGCGGTGCGACACGCGGACTGCGTGCGCGACTCGCGGCGCCATCTGCTGGAGATTGTCAAGACACTTTATATTGGACGGCTCTTACCTAAG TGGGTGACCCAAGGCACGGAGATGTTCAACCAGAAGCCAGAGCGCGGCATCGAGTTCCTGCAGGAGCATGGAGTGCTGACCACGCCGCTAGACCCGCACGAAGTCGCCATCTTCCTCAGAGAAAACCCGGATTTGGACAAGAAAATGATTC GTGAATATATCTGCAAGCGCTCGTCTCGCGGTGAAGACGAGGACGGTGGTCCCTCAGTCCTGGGCGCCTTCGCCGACATCTTCGACTACGCCGGCTTGAGGATCGACCAGGCTCTGCGACTGTATCTGGAGACATTCAGACTGCCCGGAGAAGAACCACTCAACTTCCGCGGTATGTAG